The genomic segment TCGGAAAGCGTGAATGAATGCACACATGCACAAGCGACGACAGTTAGACGGATGCCGAATCAAGGACACAAGTATTGACATTTAAATCTGTATCGAAGGGATCACCGAATGTATTGACACCCCTTGGCGAGGGGTCCCGGCATCGGTTACGTTGAGAAAACGTCGCAACGCCGCGATCGGCGACAAAGCCCGCACTGACCTGCACAAACGGCCATCCGGGGAGTCGTACGTGACCGATTCAAGTCCACTTGAGCTGACCCCCAGAATCGAACCGGTCATCCAATCGGTTCTCGCCGAGGACGCGCTCCTGCACCAGTTGGCAGACGGACTCGGCTCACCGCTCAACATCGTGCTGCCGGATGCCCTGGCCGCCAATGTGGAGTCTTTCCGAGCGGTCTATCGCACCCATCGGCTACGCGGACACATCTATTTCGCCCACAAGGCGAACCGTTCCGCGGCGCTGCTGCGGCGGCTGGCCGGCACCGAGGCCGGCGTCGACGTCGCGTCGCTGGCCGAGCTGCAGCACGCCCTCGGGGCCGGCTTCACCCCCGACCGGATCATCGCCACCGGGCCCAAGAACCGGGAATTCCTCTGGCTGGCCGCGCGCACCGGCGTGCTCGTCAACGCCGACTCGCTGGACGAGCTGAGTGAGCTGGCCGCCCTGGTCGAGGCCCACCGCCAGCCCCGCGTACGGGTGATGGTGCGGCTGGCCGGGTTCGCCTCCCCCGGAGTGCAGCTGATCAGCCGCCGCAGCCGGTTCGGGGTGCCGGCCGACCAGCTGACCGAGGCCCTCGGCCGGCTCGACAAGCACGCCGACCAGCTGGAACTCGTCGGCGTCGCCTACCACCTCGACACCGTCGGACTGCCCGAGAAGGCGCTCGCGCTGGAAGGCTGCCTGGCCGCGCTCGACGAATGCCGCGACCGGGGCGTGCCGGTCTGGTCGGTCGACATCGGCGGCGGGTTCGGCGTCAACTACCTCGCCCGGGCCGGCCAATGGGAGCGGTACACCTCGGAACTGGCCCAGGCGGTGCTCGGCCGGCGACCCCCGATGACCTGGAACGGGCACGGCTACGGGCTGCGCAACGAGGGCGGCACCCTGCGCGGGGCGCTCGGGCTCTACCCCGCGCACCGGCCGGTCTCCGGGCCCGGCTACCTCGACCAGCTGCTGGCCACCCCCGCCCCCGCGCAGCGCCGGCCGCTGGGTGAGCTGCTGCTCGACAGCATGATCGACCTCGACATCGAGCCCGGCCGGGCCCTGCTCGACCAGTGCGGGCTCGTGCTGGCCCGGGTGCTCGAAGTGCGTCCCGGCGACGGCGACACCCTCGTACGGCTCGAAATGAACGCCCGCGACGTCAGCCTGGAAGAACACGGAGTGCTGATGGACCCCGTGCTCGTGGGGGCCGGCGACCGGCCGCCCGCACCCACCGAGGTGTACCTGCTCGGCAACCTCTGCCTGGAATCCGACCTGATCACCCGGCGCAAGGTGACCCTGCCCGCCCGGCCCCGGCCCGGCGACCTGCTCGCCTTCGTCAACACGGCCGGCTACTTCATGGACTTCAGCGCCACCCGCGCCCTGCACCAGCCGGTCGGCCGCAAAGTCGCCCTCTACTCCACCGGCGGCCGGTGGGGCTGGTGCCTCGACGAGCAGTACTGGCCCGTCCACGAGCGCACGGAGGCAGCATGAGATACGACGACCTGACCGAGGCGATCGGCAACACGCCGCTGGTGCGCATCGACCCGGCGGTGCACGGCCTGGTCAACATCGACCTGTACGCCAAGATGGAACTGCTCAACCCGTTCGGCTCGGTCAAGGACCGCGCGGCCCTGCAGATGATCCGCCCGCTGGTGACCGGCGCCACCGAGCGCGGCGACACCGTGGTCGAACTCTCCAGCGGCAACACGGCCAAGGCGCTGGCCCTGATCGCCGGGATGTACGGCCTGCCCTTCAAGAGCGTCACCAACCGCATGAAAGTCCCCGAGATCAAAGACCTGTTGCTGCTGCTCGGGGCCGAGATCGACGAGCTGCCCGGGCAGGCCGAATGCCTCGACCCGACCGACACCGAAGACCCCCTCTCACGCATGCACCGCACGCTCAGCGACAACGGCAGCGGATACGTGCACACCGATCAGTACTTCAACGAGCGCAACATCGAGGCCCACCTGCACGGCACCGGGCCCGAGATCGTCAAGGACCTGGACGGCCGCGCACCCGACTACTTCGTGGCCTGCGTGGGCACGGCCGGCTCGTCCACCGGGGTGGCCCGCGCGCTGCGTCAGCACGACCCCGACGTCCGGGTGATCGGCCTGGTCGCCGCGAAGAGCGACTTCATTCCGGGCATCCGCACGATCGACGAGGTGCACGAGGTGGGGTTGTTCGACCCCGGCGTCTACGACACCCTCGAAACGATCACCTCCGACGACGCCATCGACGGGCTGCTCACGCTGGTGCGCCGCTGCGGCACCCCGGCCGGGCCCACCGGGGGCGGCGCCTATCAAGGAGCCGTACGCCACCTGCGCGCACTCGACGCCACGCTGACCACGCGTAAGACGGCCGTGTTCATCGTCTGCGACCGGGTCGAAAGCTACCTGAGCTACCTGCGCGACCGGCGGCCCGCGCTTTTCGGGCGGCCGCCGAGGACCAACGACGTACGGGTCCTGACCGTCGAGGAAATCGCAGCGGCGCCCACGGTCGGTGTCGAGGAGGCGTCGCGCTGGCCCGGCCTGATCATCGACTTGCGCAACCCGCACGCGTACCGGGCACTGCACATCGACGGCTCGATCAACATCGTGGACGAGCTGTTCGCCGAACTGCTCCACGGTGGACTGCCGTTCGGGCGGCGCCAGCCGGTGCTGCTGGTCTGCCCGGTCGGCGAGAAATCGGCCCGCTACGCCGCGCTGCTGCTACGCATGGGTCATCCGGAAGTGCGGTCACTCGCGGGCGGCATCATCGCGTGGCGCGACGCCGGCGCGCGGCTGGTGCGTGACTGATGACGCTGACCTTGGAGACCGGCTGGCAGCTCGGCGTACGGTCGCAATTCCCGCTGCTCACGGGGAACCCCGGGGTGGCTTATCTGGACAGCGCGGCCACCTCCCAGAAGCCCCAAGCGGTGCTGGACGCGGTGATGGCCTATTTGACCAGCGAGAACGCCAACGCGGCGCGGGGCACGTATCCGTGGGCCAACCGGACCACGGCCCGCATCGAGGAAGCCCGCGACCAGGTACGGCGCTTCCTGGGCGCGCGGGGCGCCGCCCTGTCACCCTTCACCGCCGCCTCCGGCCTCCCCGCTCGGGACACCTCGGGCGTTCACTTCGTCGACGGGACCACGGCGGGGTTGCGTACGGTGGCCCTGGACTGGCTCGTTTCCTACTTGTCGGACGGGGACGAGATCATCGTGCCGTTCGCGGACCACAGCGCGAACCTGGTGCCCTGGCTGGACGCCGTCGCGCTGCTGGAACGGCAAGGAGTCCGGATCACCGTACGGCCGATGCCCTACGACGCCGCCCACGACTACGACGTGGCCCGGCTGCCGATCGGACCGCGTACGCGCTTCATCGCGGCCACCCACGTGCATCACGTCTACGGCAACGACATGAACATCCACCGCCTGCGCGCGGCGGCCGGACCCGACATCGCCATCTGTCTGGACGCGGCGCAGAGCTTCGGGCACATGCCGATCTCGGCGGAAGCGCTGGACGTCGACTTCATCGTCTTCTCCGGCCACAAAGCGATGGCCCTGCCCGGCATCGGCGCGGTGTGGGCCGCGAACAAGCGCGGCCCGGCATTCCAGCCGGCCGGGTGGAGTGGCTCCCCCAACACGGCCGGGATCGTCAGCCTGGCCGCGGCGATGGACTGGCTCTCCTCCGTGGGGCTCTCCCGGATCTCGGCCTACCTGATCGCGCTGGGCGGACGGCTCACCGCCGGGCTGTCCACCCTGAACAGTTACGAGGTGCTGGGATGCCAGAACAGTCTGACCGCAGGCTCGACGGTCCAGCAGCGGCACGGAATCGTGACGTTCCGGCACCGCGAGATCGGCTCCAACGACCTCGGCTTCATCCTCGCCTCCGACGGCTTGCTCGTCCGGGCCGACGACCACTGCCAGGGCAGCCAGGGCGAAAAGACCTCCTCCGTACGGGTGAGCCTGCACGTCTACAACACGCCGGCCGAGGTGGATCGGCTGCTTTCGGTGCTCAGAGCCCTCGACTGAACCGTTCGCTGCGCTACCGCTTCGCCTCCGCCAGGCGACCGCTGCCGTGCTCGCACCACCCCCGGGTCATCGCTACCCCCGCATCGCAATACCGCCGTTTCATCGCCATCGCCATCGCCATCGCCACCGCCACCGCCACCGCCACCGCCACCCCGTACCGCCGTACCGCCGCTTCGCCCGGGCCGAGCCGCCGCTACCCCGGCACCGCAGTACCGCCACGTCAACGCGACGCCAAACCACCGCGCCGCGTCACCGCCGCCGCACCGTCTCCGTCCGGCACAGCCGCCGCGTCGCCGCCCCGGGTCACCGCGCCCCCGGGTCACCTCGCGGGCATCGCCGCACCACCTCGCGGGCAACGCGGCGTCATCTCCTGCGCCGCCGCGCCAATACCGCCGCGTCACCGCTCCCGCGCCGCGTCACCGCCGCCGCGCCACCCCGCGGGTACCGCGGCCGCGGCCCGCGGGCACCGGCGCCGCGTCACTCCCCGCGCGGCCGCCCTAAGACCGCCGAGTCACCGCTCCCGCGCCGTGTCTCAGCTGCCACGCCATCCCGCGGGTACCGCCGCCGCGGCCCGCGGCATCGCCGCGCCACCACTCCGGCGCCGCCGCGCCACCACTCTCGCGCCGCCGCGCCACCACTCCTGCGCCGCCGCGGCGTCACCTGCCGCGCTGTGTGTCAGCCGCCGCGTCACCCCGCGGGCACCGCCGCCGCGCCGCCCCGCGGCCACCGGCGTCGCGTCACTCCCGCGCCCCGCGGCATCGCCGCGCCACCACTCCGGCGCCGCCGCGCCACCACTCCGGCGCCGCCGCGCCATCACCCCCGTGCCGCCGCGCCACGACTCCCGCGCCGCCGCGCCACCACCGCGCCTGCTGTCACGGCCGCCCGCTGGTGAGGGCCGCGCGGGCCTGCGGGCAGGTGTTGCGACGGCACGGCCTGGTTGTTGGAAATGGATGTCGTTTCTCTGTAGTCTGCCGAAATGGGCCGTATGCCGACGACGACGCTCGACTCCGCCCGGTGGCGGGCTGCCTGGGATGAGGTGATGACCGGGTTCGTCCCCGGTTTGTCCGCTCTGGAGGCCGCGATCGCGGTAGCCGCCGACGCCGCGCTGGGTCGCCCGCCGTTCCGGGTGCTCGACCTCGGCGGCGGCCCGGGGGTGGTGGCCGAGCGCATGTCGGCGCGCTGGCCGGAGGCCGCGGTCACGATGGTCGACATCGACCCGGTGCTGCTGGCCCTGGCCCGCGACGGCGTCCCACCGGCCGTGTCGGTGCTGACCGCCGACCTGGGCGAGCCACTCCCGGCGCTCCTTCCGGCGGCAAGCAACGGTTGGTCAGCAGATGCCGGGTCGGCGGCGGCGGGCAGCAACGGTTTGGACGCGACCGGCAGCTGGGCGTCGGGCAATGGCCTGGCGGCGGGCGGTCGCTCGGAGGCGACCCACGGCTCGGCGGCGAGCGACGGCTATGACCTGATTACGGCAGTGATGACCGTCCACTATCTGCGCCCCGAGCGCATCCGCGCCCTCTACCGGCGTTGTCATCAAGTGATGGCCCCCGGCGGCCTGCTGGTGGTGGCCGACCTCATGCCCGACGACGGCCTGCCCTCGTTGATGAGCGCCCTCAACCCCGCGCCGGGGGAGGCGGCCGCTGAGTTGGCCTGGGTTCAGTGGTGGGGTGAGGTGGGTGAGGCGCCGGAGTTCGCGCGGCTCATGGAGCTTCGGGCCGACGTCTTCCGTGATCGGCCGCCGGCCGACTTCGCCGGGTCGGTGGCTTGGCATGGTGCCGCTGTGCGGGCGGCCGGGTTTCGCGAGGCCGGCCTGCTCTGGCGCGACGGCCGGCACGCCGCGTTGGCCGCGGTCGCGTGACGTTTCACGGGAAACTCTGAGTACCGATCACGGCCAGGAGGGCGAGCCGCTCGGCGCTGTCGGTGCCGAGGGCGGGCGTGAACCAGAGGAGGCGTTGCCGGCCGTCCTCGCTGAACAGCGTCAGGCAGTTGACCTCGAGCAGGCCCAGCGCCGGGTGGATGAGGCGTTTGCGGTCGTCGCGCCGGAACGCCACGTCGTGGTCGGCCCACAATTGCGCGAACTCGGGCGACTTCGCGAGCAGCGTGGACACCAGGGTGCGTACGTCGGAATCTCGCGGATCACGGCGGGCGGCGGCCGCTCGCAGGTCGGCGACGAAGGCCCGGGACTGTGCCGGGTGGTCCGCCGGAGGGTAGAGCAGCCGCGCTTCGGGGTCGGTGAACCAGCGGTGCACGAAGCTGGCGTCCGGCCCCTGGTGCACATCGTGCGGGCCGAGCAGGGCGACCGCGAGCGGGTTCTGCACAAGAGTCACGTGCAGGTCGGTGATGACCAGGGCCGGTGTGTCGGTGAGGCGGCCGAGCAGGTCGGCCAGGCCGGGGTGGGTGTGTGCGGCCGGGCCGTTGCGCAGTGGGGCCCGGCCGGCCAGGTGGAACAGGTGGTCGCGTTCGTCTCCGGTGAGCCGCAGGGCCCGGGCCAGCGCGGCCAGCATCTGTTCGGACGGCTGGGAGCCGGCCCCGCGCTCGAGCTCGATGTAGTACTCGACCGAGGCTCCTGCCAGCTGGGCCACCTCGTCGCGGCGGAGCCCGGGCACCCGGCGGCGGGGGCCGGCGGGCAGACCCACGTCGGCGGGCCGGATCCGGTCGCGCCGCGATCGTAGGTAGACGCCCAGCTCCTTGAGGTTCACCAGCCCAGTCTGCCGCCGCCGGGCCGGGTCAGGCAGGGGTTGTCATCCTCTGCCTGACGCGCCCGGCCCGGCGCAGAGTGGGTGTTGTTCATTCATCCCACGAAGGGGACGCCATGCCATTCGCGAACTTCAAGGTGCCGGCCGGAACCATCACGCCCTCGCAGAAGCAGAAAATAGTCGAAACCACCACAGACCTGTACGCCGAGATCTACGGCGAGCGCGCCCGGGCCACGACTGTTGTGCTGGTCGAGGAGGTGCCCGACGGCGGCTGGGGCGTGGCCGGACACGTCCTCACCGCCGCCATGCTCAACGGCGAGTAGTCAGCTGCCGATCGGGCCGCCGTCCAGCCGCCACGTCACCACGACGGCGGGCTTGGCGTAGTCGCCGTCGGGCCAGGTCGAGGCCGGTTTGTCGATAGTGGCCCCGGTGATCTCGCCCGGGTGCTGGACGGCCACGAAGACCGAGCGGTCGTCCGCCGTGATGAACGGGCCGCACGTCTCGGCGCCCGGCGGCACCGTGAGGAACTGCCGCAGGTGCCCGCGTTCCGGGCCTTCGATCGGCGTCGCGAACAGGCCGTCGTTGCTGTCCAGAGCGTTGCCGTCGGTGGCGATCCACAGGTTGCCGGCGCTGTCGAAGGCGACGTTGTCGGGGCACGAGATCGGTGACACGGCGGCCTTGTCGTAGCCCGCGAAATACGTGGCGGGGTCGGCCGGGTCGCCGCACACGATCGGCAGTGACCAGGTGAAGCTGTCGCCCGTGTGATCGCCGCGGTCCTCGACGATCTCCAGGATCTGCCCGTGCCGGTTCGCGCGCCGCGGGTTGGCCTCGTCGGGCCCGGCGTTCGTGCCCACCCCACGGTTGCTGTTGTTGGTCAGGGCGGCATAGATCTTTCCCGTACGCAGGGACGGCTGCACGTCTTCGGGCCGGTCCATCTTGGTCGCCTGAACCGCGTCGCCGGCCAGGCGGGCGAAGGTCAGCACCTCGACCGCCGTCATGCCGGGCACGAACGACCGGTCCCCGGAGACCAGCTTGATCCACTGGCCGGTGCCGTCGAAGGCGCCGTCCGCGGGCAGTTTGCCGGTGCCGTCGATCTCGGCCGCCGGGCTGTCGCCGGTGAGCCGGGCGACGTAGAGGGTGCCCGATTCGAGCAGGGTCAGGTTGTGCCGCCGGTCGCCGGGCCGGTATTTCTTGTCCGAGACGAACTTGTAGAGGTACTCGAAGCGTTCGTCGTCACCCATGTAGGCGGCGACCCGGCCGTCCTTGGCCACGATCACGTTGGCGCCCTCGTGTTTGAAGCGGCCCATCGCCGTGTGCTTGCGCGGGGGCTCGTCGGGCGAGAGCGGGTCGACCTCGACGATCCAGCCGAAGCGGTTGGCCTCGTGGGGGTGCTGGGCCAGGTCGAAACGCTCCTGCGCCCGTTCCCAGCGCCGCGACGGGCTCGGGTAACGGGTCGTTGTCGTGATCCCGTAGCGGCTGAGGCGGGCCTTGTCGGCTGCGGGAACGGCGTCGCCGCCGACGAAGTACTGGTTGAAGTTCTCCTCGCCGGAGAGCACCGTGCCCCACGGGGTGACCCCGCCGGCGCAGTTGTTCAGCGTCCCGATCACGCTGACGCCGCGCGGGTCGGCCGCCGTACGCACCAAGGGTGTCCCGGCCACGGGCCCGTCGAGGCGGAACGGGGTGGCCAGCATCGTGAAGCGCCGGTTGTATTTGCGCCGCCCGCCCGCGGGTCGCCACTGACCGGTGCCGTCGACGCGTTCCAGTTCCACCACCGACATGCCGTGGGCCGCCATCGCGACCTCGATCTGGCCCACGGTCATGGCTTCGAGCGTGGTGAAGCCCGGGAACATCAGCTCCTCGTTGGTGTATTCGTGGTTGGCCACCAGCAACGCGCGGTCGCGGCTGAGCGGCACCACACCGAGGAAGTCGTTGTTGAAGCCGAACTGCCGCACCTGCCGCTGCGCGGTCTGATGGTCGGGATCGAACGCGGGCGCACCGGGAATGATCGGGTCGCCCCAGCGGATCACCACCGCGGAGTCGTAGCCGTTGGGCACGATCAGCGTGTCGAGGGTGTTGGGCGGGATCGGCTTGAAGGTGATCTCGCCGGCCCGGCCGAACCGCTCGGAGGCGGCAGCAGCGGAGGCGGCTGCGGCGGAGGAGGCGGCTGCGGCGGAGGCGGACGTGGCGCCGGCCGGGACCGCCGCGGCCGCTCCTCCCAGCCCGAGAACCAGGGCGCCCGCGCGCATCACCCCGCGCCGGCTCATCGCTGCGGTGACGACGTCGCCGAAGTAGGGGTTGTCCGAGGTGTTCGGAATCGGGTGGTCGCAGGCGTTGCCGCAGCGATACAGGCAGGTCATCGCGTCGCGTGCGCCGCCGCTGTGCCCCAGCAAAGGTAACGGATCAGGCATCGTTGCCTCCTCGACGAAAGTGAACCTCAGGTAAACACAGATCGCACCCTCGATGTTGATAGATCGAAGTGAATGCTGGTCGTGCCAACCGTGAGGTTCCGGACCTTCCGCCAGGGAGGCCGGACGGCGGCCGCACCCGGTGAGTGCGGCCGCCGGAAGGGAATCAGCTGCCGACGGGGCGGCCGTCGAGACGCCACGTGACGACGACGGCCGGCTTGGCGTAGTCGCCGTCGGGCCAGGTCGAGGCGGGCTTCTCCACGCTCGCGCCAGTGATCTCGCCCGGGTGCTGCACCGCGACGAACACCGACTTGTCGTCGGAGGTGATGAACGGGCCGCAGGTCTCGGCGCCCCGCGGCACCGTGAGGAACTGCCGCAGGTGGCCCCGCTCGGAGCCTTCGATCGGCGTCGCGAACAGGCCGTCGTTGGTGCCCAGGGCGTTGCCGTCGGTCGAGATCCACAGGTTCCCGGCGCTGTCGAAGGCGACGTTGTCGGGGCAGGAGATCGGCGAGACGGCCGTCTTGTCGTACCCGCCGAAGTAGGTGTCGGCGGCGGCCGGGTCGCCGCACACGATCGGCAGCGTCCAAGTGAAGGACTCGCCGGTGTGGTCGCCCTTGTCCTCGGTGATCTCGAAGATGTGACCGTGCTTGTTCGCGCTGCGCGGGTTGGCCTCGTCCACGCCCGGGTTGGTGCCGACGGCCCGGTTCGTGTTGTTGGTCATGGCCGCATAGATCTTGCCGGTGAGCAGGGAGGGCTGGACGTCCTCGGGGCGGTCCATCTTGGTGGCCTTGACGGCGTCGCCGGCCTGGCGGGTCCAGGTCAGCACGTCGGCCGCGGTCATGCCGGGCACGAACGACCTGGTGCCGGAAACGAGCTTGATCCACTTACCGGTGCCGTCGAAGGCGCCGTCCGCGGGCAGCTTGCCGGTGCCGTCGATCTCGGCCGCCGGGCTGTCCCCGGTGACCTGGGCGACGTAGAGCGTGCCCGACTCGAGGATGCTCAGGTTGTGCTTGCGGGCGGCGGGCGAGTTGCCCTTCATGATCTTTTTGTCCGACACGAACTTGTAGAGGTAGTCGAAGCGCTCGTCGTCGCCCATGTACGCCACGACGTGCCCGCTCTTGGCCACGATGACGTTGGCGCCCTCGTGCTTGAAGCGGCCCATCGCGGTGTGCTTGCGCGGCGGGGCCTCCGGGTCGAACGGATCGACCTCGACGATCCAGCCGAAGCGGTTGGCCTCGTTGGGGTGCTTGGCCAGGTCGAAACGCTCCTGGGCGCGGTCCCACTTGCGCGAGTCGCTCGGGTAGCGCGCGGTCGTCGAGATGCCGTAGCGAGCCAGCTTCGGCTTGTCGGCCTCGGCCACGGCGTCGCCGCCGACGAAGTACTGGTTGAAGTTCTCCTCGCCGGAGAGCACCGTGCCCCACGGGGTGACGCCACCGGCACAGTTGTTGAGCGTGCCGATGACCCACTGGCCCTTGGGGTCGGCCGCGGTCTTGACGGCCGCGGTGCCGACGACCGGGCCGGTCAGCTTGAACACCGTTTCGAGTGCGGTGATGCGCTTGTTGTAGCGCAGTCGGCGGCCCTGGGCCGGGCGCCACTCACCGGTGCGCCCGACCCGCTCGATCTCGACCACGGAGAGGCCGTGCGCGGCCATCGCGACCTTGATCTGCTCCACGGTCAGCGCGTCCAGGGTGGTGAAGCCCGGGAACATCAGGTTCTCGTTGGTGTATTCGTGGTTGACCACGAGCAGCGCCCGGTTGTCCTCGAACGGCAGCACGCCGACGAAGTCGTTGTTGTAGCCGAACTGCTGCGACTGCCGCTTGGCGGTCTGCCGGCCCAGGTCGAACTCGGGGGCGCCGGGGACGACGGGGTCGCCCCAGCGGATCACGACCGACGAGTCGTAGCCGTTGGGCACGACGAAGGTGTCCAGGGTGTTCGGCGGGATCGCCTTGAAGGACAGCTTGCCCGCCTTGCCGCCGCCGGTTTGCGGTGCGCCGCCGAGGGGAGCGCTGGGCACTGCGGCGGATGCCGGGACCGCCGCGGCCGCCGAGGCGCCGCTCAGACCGAGAACGAGAGCACCGGCCGCACCGGCGCGCATGACGCCGCGCCGGCTCATCGAAGCGTTGACGACGTCGCCGAGGTAGGCGTTGTCCGACTCGTTGGGCACGGGGTGGTCACACGCGTTGCCACAGCGGTAAAGGCAAGTCATCGCGTCGCGGGAACCGCCGCTGTGTCCGAGCAGCGGTAGCAGGCGGCGAGAGAGCTCAGGCATGCTTCTCCTCATTTCAGGGTTGCCCGCACGCTAGGAGAGCAGATTGGCGCGGCCCTCGCCCTGAGGTGAACAAAATCTGAACGAAGACGTCGACACCGGCGGATGTTCCCGGACCGCCGTGTCGGATTCGGCCGCCGTCCACCTGACGCGGGTACACCGGGCGCATGGACTTTTCCATCGAGCGCGACACCGACCGGGCCGGAAAGACGACGTATCTTCTGCTCGGCGGCGATTTCGACCGGTCGGCGCACCGCGATCTGCGGCGGGCGCTGAAAGAGGCGTTCTCGCGCGCCAGGCAGGGTCGAGTGGTGCTCGACATGGCCCGGGTCGACGAGTTGAGCAGCGAATGCGTCGAGGTGCTGCTCACCGGTTACACGCACGCGCTGCGCGGCGGGCACGGCTACGAGGTCACCAACGCCCGCGGGCACGTGCGCCTGCTCCTCGAGGCGACCGGGCTCTGCCCGCGCCGGGAGGACGACACCCTGTACGCCCCCGTGTGGCTAACCGGCGACGTGGCCGACGCCGTCTGAACTTCGCGTGAACTTGGCTGCGAGCTGGTCAGCGGGCTGCGGCCGGGCGAGGTGATACCCCTGAAGGAGGTCGGCCCCGGCGGCGGCGAGCGCGGCCGCGGTCGGCTCGTCCTCCACACCTTCGGCCACGACGGTCAGATCGAGCGCGCGTGCGATGGCGATCACCGAGTCGATGATGGTCGCCCGGGCGGGTGAATCGTGCATGCGGACCACGAACGACCGGTCGATCTTCAGCTCGTCGATCGGCAGCTCGGGCAGCAGGCCGAGCGAGGTGTAGCCGGTGCCGAAGTCGTCGATCGCCACCCTGATGCCGGCCGCGCGGATCTCGGCCAGCCGGGCCGCGGCCTCGTCGGGCCGGGTCAGCACGGCGGTCTCGGTGATCTCGACGGTGAGCAGCCGGGCGGGCAGCCGCTCCAGGCGCAGCAGGGTCAGGATCGTCGGCACGGCGCGATCCTGGGCGAGGTAGGCGGCCGACAGGTTCACCGACACGGGCACGTCGTGACCCGCGCGATGCCAGACCGCGGCCTGATGCACGGCTTCGGCGAACACCCAGTCGGTGAGTTCCAGGATGACGTCGGAGCGTTCGGCGTCGGGCAGGAAGACGCCCGGCGGCAACATCCCCCGCTGCGGGTGCTGCCAGCGCACCAGCGCCTCGGCGCCGTGGATCTTGCGGCTGCCCGCGCTGTAGAGCGGCTGATAGTGCAGACGCAGGTGCCCGGCCCGGATCCCGGTCCGCAGTTCGGTGAGCTGACGCAGGTCGGCGCGGTGCGTCGTGATGTTCTCGGCAGTCCAGAGCACCACGCCCGTACGGTCGCGTTTGGCGCTGCGCAGCGCGTCAGTGGCGTGGCGCAGCACGACGGCCAGGTCGCGGTGGTCCGCCGGCGACACCCCGACGCTGGTCTCCACGCTGACCGGGATGCCGTTCACCGTGTACGGCCCCCGCAGCGCGTCGGTGAGCCGGCGCGCGATGGTGGTCAGCCCTTCGGCCGGTCCCGGCACGGCCAGCAGCACGACGAACTGGTCGCCTTCCAGCCGGGCCACCAGGTCCTCGGCCCGGCAGGCGGCGCGCAACCGGGCCCCCACCCGCTGCAGCAGCACGTCGGCCCCCTGGGTGCCGAGCATGTCGTTGGCCTCGGAGAACCGGTCCAGCCCGAGGTGCAGCACCGCCGTCAGCAAGCCGTCCTCCAGCCGTTCCCGGCCCGCCGCCAGCGCCGCCGAGCGGTTGGGCAGGCCGGTCAGCTGGTCGGCCCGGGCCAGCCGGGCGTATCGGCCGGCCATCGCGGTGAGCAGGCCGAGCGCCGGCGCGATGCCGCAGCGGCCGTCGGGCCAGCGCACCACGACGGGCTCGTCGAGCGCGTCGCCGGGGCGGGCCAGCGCGGCCTGGGCGGCCAGGTCGATGTCGGTGTCGGAGGGCAGCGTGAGGGTGCCGGGGCGATCCACGCCGACGACGGTGAGCGCTGACGACAGGCCGTGGCGGGCGGCGTCGGCCCGCCCGACCCGGGCCCGGCTGAGCACCTGATGCCCCTCGGGCGACGCGATCAGGACGCCGGGCAGCAGCGGCTCGGCGCGGAGCAGCTCGGCGATCTCGGCGAACCTGGTCGAGTCGGGCAGCACGTCGACCGGCACACCGATCTCGCCGAGCTTGCGCGGGAGCCGTACGGCGGTCCGTACGAGGGGCCCGTCGCTCATGCCCGGGCCAGGTCGAAGCAAGCGCCCTCGACC from the Paractinoplanes abujensis genome contains:
- a CDS encoding Y4yA family PLP-dependent enzyme, yielding MTDSSPLELTPRIEPVIQSVLAEDALLHQLADGLGSPLNIVLPDALAANVESFRAVYRTHRLRGHIYFAHKANRSAALLRRLAGTEAGVDVASLAELQHALGAGFTPDRIIATGPKNREFLWLAARTGVLVNADSLDELSELAALVEAHRQPRVRVMVRLAGFASPGVQLISRRSRFGVPADQLTEALGRLDKHADQLELVGVAYHLDTVGLPEKALALEGCLAALDECRDRGVPVWSVDIGGGFGVNYLARAGQWERYTSELAQAVLGRRPPMTWNGHGYGLRNEGGTLRGALGLYPAHRPVSGPGYLDQLLATPAPAQRRPLGELLLDSMIDLDIEPGRALLDQCGLVLARVLEVRPGDGDTLVRLEMNARDVSLEEHGVLMDPVLVGAGDRPPAPTEVYLLGNLCLESDLITRRKVTLPARPRPGDLLAFVNTAGYFMDFSATRALHQPVGRKVALYSTGGRWGWCLDEQYWPVHERTEAA
- a CDS encoding pyridoxal-phosphate dependent enzyme; its protein translation is MRYDDLTEAIGNTPLVRIDPAVHGLVNIDLYAKMELLNPFGSVKDRAALQMIRPLVTGATERGDTVVELSSGNTAKALALIAGMYGLPFKSVTNRMKVPEIKDLLLLLGAEIDELPGQAECLDPTDTEDPLSRMHRTLSDNGSGYVHTDQYFNERNIEAHLHGTGPEIVKDLDGRAPDYFVACVGTAGSSTGVARALRQHDPDVRVIGLVAAKSDFIPGIRTIDEVHEVGLFDPGVYDTLETITSDDAIDGLLTLVRRCGTPAGPTGGGAYQGAVRHLRALDATLTTRKTAVFIVCDRVESYLSYLRDRRPALFGRPPRTNDVRVLTVEEIAAAPTVGVEEASRWPGLIIDLRNPHAYRALHIDGSINIVDELFAELLHGGLPFGRRQPVLLVCPVGEKSARYAALLLRMGHPEVRSLAGGIIAWRDAGARLVRD
- a CDS encoding aminotransferase class V-fold PLP-dependent enzyme, whose amino-acid sequence is MTLTLETGWQLGVRSQFPLLTGNPGVAYLDSAATSQKPQAVLDAVMAYLTSENANAARGTYPWANRTTARIEEARDQVRRFLGARGAALSPFTAASGLPARDTSGVHFVDGTTAGLRTVALDWLVSYLSDGDEIIVPFADHSANLVPWLDAVALLERQGVRITVRPMPYDAAHDYDVARLPIGPRTRFIAATHVHHVYGNDMNIHRLRAAAGPDIAICLDAAQSFGHMPISAEALDVDFIVFSGHKAMALPGIGAVWAANKRGPAFQPAGWSGSPNTAGIVSLAAAMDWLSSVGLSRISAYLIALGGRLTAGLSTLNSYEVLGCQNSLTAGSTVQQRHGIVTFRHREIGSNDLGFILASDGLLVRADDHCQGSQGEKTSSVRVSLHVYNTPAEVDRLLSVLRALD
- a CDS encoding class I SAM-dependent methyltransferase, with product MGRMPTTTLDSARWRAAWDEVMTGFVPGLSALEAAIAVAADAALGRPPFRVLDLGGGPGVVAERMSARWPEAAVTMVDIDPVLLALARDGVPPAVSVLTADLGEPLPALLPAASNGWSADAGSAAAGSNGLDATGSWASGNGLAAGGRSEATHGSAASDGYDLITAVMTVHYLRPERIRALYRRCHQVMAPGGLLVVADLMPDDGLPSLMSALNPAPGEAAAELAWVQWWGEVGEAPEFARLMELRADVFRDRPPADFAGSVAWHGAAVRAAGFREAGLLWRDGRHAALAAVA
- a CDS encoding MmyB family transcriptional regulator, translating into MNLKELGVYLRSRRDRIRPADVGLPAGPRRRVPGLRRDEVAQLAGASVEYYIELERGAGSQPSEQMLAALARALRLTGDERDHLFHLAGRAPLRNGPAAHTHPGLADLLGRLTDTPALVITDLHVTLVQNPLAVALLGPHDVHQGPDASFVHRWFTDPEARLLYPPADHPAQSRAFVADLRAAAARRDPRDSDVRTLVSTLLAKSPEFAQLWADHDVAFRRDDRKRLIHPALGLLEVNCLTLFSEDGRQRLLWFTPALGTDSAERLALLAVIGTQSFP
- a CDS encoding 4-oxalocrotonate tautomerase family protein: MPFANFKVPAGTITPSQKQKIVETTTDLYAEIYGERARATTVVLVEEVPDGGWGVAGHVLTAAMLNGE